A stretch of DNA from Allomeiothermus silvanus DSM 9946:
ATAGATTGATCCGGTAAACTAACGATTGTTTGTTATGAACCGTCGAGAAGAAATTCTGGCTCGAGCTGGGGCCTTATTTAGCAGCCGGGGATACCACGCCACCTCGATGCGCGACCTGGCCCGCGAACTTGGTATCCAGGGCGGCAGCCTTTATGCTCACATCGAGGGCAAGGAAGAACTCTTGTGGGAGATCGTTAGCCGGGCGGCAGACGAGTTTGATGCGGCGCTAGCGCCGGTTGTAGCCTCCAGTGCCCCCCCACCGGAAAAATTGCGGCTGGCCGTAGAAGGCCACCTCGAGGTAGTAGCCCGCAACAAAGACTTGGCTACGGTGTTTTTCAACGAGTGGAAGCACCTCTCCCCCGAGCGCTACCGGGCCATCGCCCTTCGTAGGAACCGAGTTGAAAACGTCTATCGAGAGATCTTCGCCGAGGGAATCAAGGGCGGCCAGTTCCGCAAAGACCTAGACCCCAAGCTAGCAGCGGTGCTGGTGCTCTCAGGCGCCAATTGGGCTTACCAATGGTTCAACCCCCAAGGGCGCCTAAGCGCCCGGCAGGTAGCCGACGCCTTCGTGGAGATGTTGCTCGAGGGCTTTGAGAGATAATGCGCGTCCGATTCAGCCTTGGCTTCAAAAATATCCGTAGCGAAGCCCTCCCGGTGCTCCTGCCCATCCCCACTGACCGGCCCGGCCAGCGGGTGCGGGGGGTTTCGCTCTCCTTCCGTCCTGAGCAAACCCAGGGGGTGGGGGATGACCTTTTCAGCAGCTACACGCTTGGGCCCAAGCAGGAGGTCTCGGTACGGGGAGAGGCCCGCCTCGAGCCGGTAGGGAAGCAAAAGCTGGCCCACCTGGCCGAGTTGTTGGAAGAAGCCCCCGAGGATTCCGCCCGTATGGTTAGCGAGTGGGCCAAAATTCGGCTCGAGAGGGAAGGGTATTTAGTGCGCCAGGCGGTAGGGGTATTGCTTGATGGAAGGCTCCATTACTGGCTCGAGGTTTGGCACGAGGACGCCTGGCTACCCTTGGACCCCTGGGCTTTTTTGACCCTAAAGCGCGACCCCGGCGCGCTGATCGCGCTGGGCGTCACCGATCCGGCCATCTATCTGGGTGGGCACGAAGGGCGGCGCATCCACCTAGGGCAACCCCACGAAAGCTGGGAGGCGCTTGAGCTGGAAACCTCTATGGAGGAAGGCACCACCGACCTTCTCCTCTCTGCAGTCCGTATCCTGGCTCTGGGGAGTGTGGCGCTGAACCTGCTCAATACCCCGGTTCCCCCGTTGGCTGGCTTAGCGGCGTATGGGTGTTATCTCCTGTTGCTCGCGCTGAGGCAGGGGCGAACCCTCTTCAAAGTGTTTCAGCGGCGACCTACCCGGGCGCTCGAGCCCCTATTCTTTCACGCCTTCGCCCTGAGCTGCCTCTTCCGCCCGGAGCCCATCTTGGGCCTGATATTCCTGGCCCTCTTTACCTACCACCGCTGGCCCCGCCACCCCATTTAGCTCCGGCCAACCTGTGTATATGCAGTGCTAGGGGAACAAACGATCGAATATGATGATTGTGCATCAACAGTACGTATGCGGTTTGGCACAAGGAGGAACTTTATGCAACATTTTGTCGCTTTAGGAGTACTTACGGCACTGGTTCTAGCAGGATGCGGGCTGATCAGCACCCCGCCAATTAATGACCCTCTCAAACTCGATGGTAAAACCATCAGTGCTTCTTTCCCTTTGGTCACGGCGATTAAAGCTAATCCAAAGCCGAGCATTGCGACTTTCACCTTCGATAACCTGACCGATCTCCCTAGTCTCTCCACTACCCCCAGCGGCTTCGAGCTGCGCATTGGATTCTCCAGCGGAGAGGTTACGGGCTCTTGCACGGCTCCCAACACCATCAACGTTTCGCTAACCAGCATCTCTTTCCAGGTCAGCGATGACCAAGGGACAGTGGCTATCGGAGGCGGCCCAGTTACGTTCAAGCTCAACAAAGGAACCGGCAGCGCTTACACCGTGAGCAATCTCAGCACCACTGTGCTCGGGTTTACCCAGGGTAGTGTGGGCACTCTGCTTAACATCCTAAAAGCAGGCGGCAAAAATACTTTGCAGGGGTCTATGGATGTCGAAGTGGACGACGCTCTAGCAGGCTGCACTTTGACCCTAACCCTCGGTGGGACAACCGGCACCATCAAGTTCTAGGGTTATCCTCAGCTTTGCCGGCTCGAGCTTACCCGAGCCGGTATTGTTTTGCGCCCCAGCATTCTCAAGATCAGCCGGTATACTCGCACTGTGGAACAGACTCTAGACCTCACCTGGGACTTGAGCGACCTCTACGCCTCGCCCACCGACCCAGAGCTCATTCACGACCTCGAGGCCGCCAAGGCCGAGGCAAGATCTTTCCGGGAGCGCTACGCGGGGAATATGGCTACGCTCTCCCCTACCCAGCTCGAGGCGGCTATGCGAAGCTACGAGGCCATCCTCGAGCGGGCCTACAAACCTCTGACCTTCGCTAGCTTGGCCTTCGCTACCGATACCCAAAACGACATCATCAAAAAGGTACAAGACCAAGCCCGCCAAGCCCTCACCGAGGTGCACAACCTATTGCTTTTTGTCGAGATCGAATTGAAGGCGATGCCCGAGGAGGAGTTTGCCAAATTCCTCCAGGCCCCCGAACTGGCCCCACTTCATCACTGGCTTGCCCGGCTGCGGGCCTACGCACCTCATACCCTTTCAGAAAAGGAGGAACGGGTTCTAAACCTCAAAAGCCTCACCGGGCGGATGGCGTGGAGTCAGTTCTATACCGAGTACACCAGCCGATTCCGCTTCCGCGTGCAAGTAGACGGGGAGGAAAAGGAGCTAAACGATCCCCAAACTCGCTCCCTCCTCCGCCACCCCGATCCCGCCGTGCGTCGCAATGCCCACGCTGCTTTGTACGGCAAGTACGCCGAGGAAGCCCCCACCCTGACCTACATCTTCAACACCGTGTTGCAAGACCGTCTCACTGACCTCGAGCTGCGCGGCTACACCCACCCGCTAGGCCAGACCGCCCTCGACGACGAGCTTACCCCCGAGGAGATCGAGCGGCTCTTGGCTGCTACCGAAGCCCATTACCCCTTGGTGGAGCGCTACCACCGCCTCAAAGCCCGCCGGCTGGGTTTTGAGCGCTTACCCAGCGCGGACCGGCTAGCCCCTTGGGGCCAGGAGCCTAAGGTAAGCTACCTAGAAGCTAAGGAGATGACGCTCGAGGCCCTAGGCCGCTTCAGCCCAAAACTGAGGCAGATCGCCCAGGAGTTTTTCGACAAGCGCTGGATTGACGTGTTTCCCAAGAAGGGTAAGCGGGGCGGGGCATTTTGCTCAGGCGGGCTGCCCAGCACCCATCCCTACCTGCTGCTGAACCACACCGACGACCTCGACTCGGCCCACACCCTAGCCCACGAGATGGGCCACGGCCTGCACTATATGCTGATGCGTCATCAGCGCCTGCTGAACTTCGGCGCCACTACCCCCTTGGCCGAGACCGCCAGTGTCTTCGCCGAAATCCTGCTGGATGACTTGATCCTCGAGCGCCTGAACAGCGAAGAAGAGCGCGCGGCGCTATTGGCTAACCGCCTCGAGGACGCAGTGAACACCGCCTTCCGCCAGGTGATGTATACCCGTTGGGAACTCGAGGCCCAGCAAGCCCGCAAGGACGGGATCCAACCCGCCGAACTCTACAACCAGCTCTGGCGCCAAGAGAACCAGAAGCTCTACGGGCAAAGCATGGAGTTTACCGAGCTG
This window harbors:
- a CDS encoding TetR/AcrR family transcriptional regulator — its product is MNRREEILARAGALFSSRGYHATSMRDLARELGIQGGSLYAHIEGKEELLWEIVSRAADEFDAALAPVVASSAPPPEKLRLAVEGHLEVVARNKDLATVFFNEWKHLSPERYRAIALRRNRVENVYREIFAEGIKGGQFRKDLDPKLAAVLVLSGANWAYQWFNPQGRLSARQVADAFVEMLLEGFER
- a CDS encoding M3 family oligoendopeptidase — encoded protein: MEQTLDLTWDLSDLYASPTDPELIHDLEAAKAEARSFRERYAGNMATLSPTQLEAAMRSYEAILERAYKPLTFASLAFATDTQNDIIKKVQDQARQALTEVHNLLLFVEIELKAMPEEEFAKFLQAPELAPLHHWLARLRAYAPHTLSEKEERVLNLKSLTGRMAWSQFYTEYTSRFRFRVQVDGEEKELNDPQTRSLLRHPDPAVRRNAHAALYGKYAEEAPTLTYIFNTVLQDRLTDLELRGYTHPLGQTALDDELTPEEIERLLAATEAHYPLVERYHRLKARRLGFERLPSADRLAPWGQEPKVSYLEAKEMTLEALGRFSPKLRQIAQEFFDKRWIDVFPKKGKRGGAFCSGGLPSTHPYLLLNHTDDLDSAHTLAHEMGHGLHYMLMRHQRLLNFGATTPLAETASVFAEILLDDLILERLNSEEERAALLANRLEDAVNTAFRQVMYTRWELEAQQARKDGIQPAELYNQLWRQENQKLYGQSMEFTELDWVAWSGIPHFVHYRFYCYSYAYGYLLVLALYNRYREEGQAFVPKYLEILAAGESDSPQGILAKAGINPADPGFWEGSFKVIESWLSELEALA